The stretch of DNA CTAATTTCTCTTTGAATCCTCTTGTCATTCTCTTTATGTTGGAGTAATTATATCTAATAGGCATGAAATTGTTTTGTGTTTGCAAAAAGCCTTCAATCGTATCATACATTGACAAATGCCTCTTTTTGAATTTGTACACCAGAAATGCAATTACCAACGGAAGACCGATCACAAATTTTGCTTCCAAATACACTGCACGTTTGAGAAGTCATAACGAGCCATAGAGATGATAAAACACATGATCAAAGGAATGTTAATATGTGTCCATCCAAATAACATATAGATTGCTAAAGGGATATATAGGAGCTTACACACGAAAAGCTGACGTAGCGATAGAGTGATCTCTGGTTAGATTAAAGTGCAAACATTTTAGAATGAGAGATCAATGGAGAATTAAAAGTATATGTAGATAAAAGTTTGAGTCCTCACCGGAAATCCATTGCAATAAACCTACAAAGACGTGCAAAAATTAAACTGTAGTGAGTGAATGTTGAGATTATAATTAAAAGTATATGTAGATAAAAGCCTTGAGTCCTCACCGTGATGGAATGGACTAGCACCTACAAAGTcgtgaaaataaattaaattatagtgAGTGaatgttgagaatataattaaataataaaaatgtgctCTATCTAACAACTAAAGTATTTAGATGAAATGGTCACATATTTCAACAGTGAATCCATTGTTTTCCTAGTTTCTTACGTATAAAGGATGGAAAAGAATGTTACCCCACAAATAATAAGAAAACTCAAATCCATAGAGAATCGCTTGATGAATATCAGAAAGGGAAATGTTGTTAATATTAGGCCATGAGGTCAAGCCTATAAATTCTGCTCTGCATCCATCACTCACTGCAGAAGCATTCATTTCTCCAATCTTTAAGTAAGTGAATCTGCTTAATTTGCAGCCACTAATTTCCACAAATGTCGAGTCATTAACAGCAGATGGACAGTTGAACATGAAAATGCGCGCTGCTACTCTACTCACTGTTGCATAATAGTATGCATAATAGTATAACTGGAAGTATTGGTGGGAGGTAAGCTTAGAAGGTATGAGAGAGCATAGATCATCTTGTGTTTGTAAAGTCGGATCTACTAGGTGAATTGTCTGATTATCATAGTCGATGCTTTGAACGTGCAACTTCTTGGAGGATAACCATATAACTGTTTGGTTACCTTCACAAGCTAATTCAAGTCCTGAAAAATGACAATGTTTTGGATCGGTGTTTAAATGAAAAGGGTGTCTTATGTTACGGATATCGCCACAAGCAGAATCAGGACACTTGATCTTCCAAGCATTGGATGTTTGCAGAAAGATGATTTGAAGGATTAATGTAAAGTATTTAAGCTGAGAGTTTCCTTTAGACATTTGTGTATTACTCAGGTTCAGCTAAGACGTCACAATAATTgttgttatattatatataagagAAATGCAATTATTGAAGCTTTGTGGACTTTTCATTACCAATATTACTCCTTTGGGTCCCAAACCAATGGAAGAGCAAGAAAAACACCAAGTACTGTATTATAAATAGGGCATATCATAGTATTGTTGAGACATTCGGGTCATGAATTTCAGAAACTGAATACGAAAATACAACGTAAAACAATTtagttttcaattatttttttattaaaggtaaaatcataaaattcgaaataatatataagataataaattttcaatttttttttttttattatttaccaAACTAGaccaaaaaaaacaatttacaGTTTTTATTTCCAGAAAGATCCCTAATCCCCAAGGAGTGAACCTCGCCAAATGATCAAATGGATCACGCATGCCCATTTTTTTATCTTCTGAAAATAAAAGTCATTCCCCAGAGATAAGGTTGACACaccctttttgtttttttcttaataataaagtatcttttttgactaatttaatATGTGTGCGTAATCCATTACGACACGTTAATACTTAATagatttgttatatatatataaattttaggaataacaaatataaaaatcatattagcgTTTTAAAGCTACAATTTTGATATTTGCGCTtatatttgctatggagcatctgatttgtataaatcgggCATCTATATCTAAGAAAATTGTGTTTTTATATGAATATGCTCCTTGTATTAGGttagagtggcgagcgagattaggagagagaggagagaggcgagcgagagagggcataAAGTGGAGAGATGTGAATTGTATaagtatatcggttagataattgtatatatgcaactactatgtatatgtatcaatgattgtgtttgtatatctacataatatttgaatttgtatacagtAAAATCGAGTtaatatacaattgaatcgagttaaaacatttgcatttgtatatcaaatctctctcgcttcaaacaaacacaaattgtacattgtatttgaataatttgtgtttgtataagtgtgagagagaaagacaaaagagaattGAGGAGAGGAAgatttgtattattataattataagtgtataggacggagagatttgtatttttatatacagtctctctcgctttatacaaatacaaacacaatttatacaattgtatttgtataaaattgggaGAGGCAAGGGAGAGAattgagagtggcgagcgagattcaggGGAGAGAGGTGAGAATGACAAAGTATTTACTACGAATTAGAACAAAATAAAACTACATCTattacatttattttgaattaataatttgctataatgcacaattttccctataaataaagccataaaataatatacaacCCGTACTAAACTAGCTCACAACCAAGTTGAGCACCCAATAATTTATTTACAATGTACTCTGTACGTACTTTATTCatatcaatttatatgatataatttgcattaacaaaaaatttaagaaaaaaaactaaaaatatatacgAGATATTTTAACAAATTTACCTAAAATTAGTTCTTTTTAAAGATAATGATACAAAACATACTTGACTATCACTTTTTTCGCAAGTTTCATAtagttaaagataaaaaaaaaaaagatgaaacatTTGATAACTAAGGTATGATATTGACTTAAAAAAActctaattcaaatatttttcgaCCATTAACTATTCTTTTAATCTACTTAATTATAGTCTTATAGATACTCTCTCTAAGCACgtaaaattttttattaccTATAAAGTCACCTTCTTTAAATGTGCCtaaattttcttctttagtATTATTCTAAAACAACAATCACACATGTCGTCACTTTGCATTAAATTTGGCTAGAAGTCTACAtccaatctatatatatatattaatataaagcAGGAATATAAGTCCGTTGATGTGCCACATTTCATAGATCaggaataatattatttttgtgatttttttggtcttttctctctcatctctatatttattttatttaaattaaatttttaataatttttaaagtcattaaaaaaaaattaagtaactgctaattttaaaaaaataagtaactGCCAATTAACACTCCCTTTCACCATGAAAGTCCAAAGGACCTCCTTCCTTTTCTTACTTATATCACACAAACACTCACATATATATAAAgctagataaaaaaaaagtgatgtgtCACCTCTCAATGGCAATGGCCAAggattctattttttttgtttaacattttctctaatttttttcaattattttattttataaaaccatCTCCTTAATTCATACATCTTCAAttacataaattcaaatatgaattaatttagtAACATATATAACTCCTAAtaacctttcatattcataaccttcaaattatttaatatacaaatttataactCCTAAATATTACACTTATAAAAACCTACTTTGAGACATTtatgatgattattttattttcatttttcttattcttcatcttttgtCTCTTTgattggttaatttttttatcttcttttatgTAATTTTGCAGGAGAGAGATATATAAGGAAGAATGTTAGATATTTTTGCATAGTTTGATTTTACGAGGTAAAATGATTTGACATATCTAATACTTATAATTATCACTTTTTTCTATTGTAATTATATCTCTTTGattggttaatttttttgtcttctttgatCTGATTTTGCAGGAAAGAGATGTATAAGGAAGAATGTTAgatatttttgtttagtttaattttatgaGGTAAAATGATTTGACATATCTAATACTTATAATTATCACTTTTTTCTAATGTAATTatacatttaatataatttttttggattcttGATGATactaatcattatttttttatttctcttttgcttctttttgtagTTTCTTGAGATTTTTTCTTTGCTTATTCTTGTAGTTTCTAAAGACTCTGATTGTTTTTACCCCTTCGTCTCTTTGTAGATTTTGGAGAATTGAATTATGTTATGTTGAGAACATGATCCTTCTTTCCTCTTCAAATCATAActaaatattctttaatatttttgtttgattagttaactttaattttatgtttttattgttgttgttgttattgtaagGATTGTTTATAATTCTCCAGTCAAATCTCCAATGCAACAAGAGATGATTGGTTCCTTATCAACTTAGTTAATTGAAAAACCACCAGTATATCTTAGTTTTACTTATCTGAAATTCAACTTCGTCTAACAATCTCTTTCTACTCACTAGCTATAGAATTGCTATACGAATATATAATAAAGATAAGTaacaaaaaaagtaatatttcaATGTATTTGTACACCAGAAATGCAATTACCAACGGAAGACCGATATCAATGTATCTCAATGTATTTGGTTCTAAATCTTTAAGGAGAAATGTATCTCAATGTATTTGGTTCTAAATCTGATATCAATTAataaatagttggataataagtaattatttgaaaatatatattgaattgaTAGAAATGGTATTAATGTATGTCTCATTAGATAATTTTTCCTTGATTTATtataactcaattattttgacCAACTCAAATTCAATTTAACCAGCCCATTCACCACCCATAGTCTTAATAATCACCTAATTAAGATGGATTCAAACACTTATCTCATTAACTAAGCAACACAAGTAAAATTTTTTTACCATTTTCTAACATATGATTACAATTATATGGAcagtaaatattatatttggtaaaaGAATTATGGGAATACTTTATTTAAGAGCTCTTCCCGTCTTGAGATGAGAAACAAGTGAaacagaaaattaaaataaatcaaacttctttattcttattttgCTCCAGTTCTTGTCAATGGGTTCTTTGGATCAAATCCTTAATGAGTAAGTATCTTTTCCATTACTTTTTATTTCCTCACACAATAAAGAAGTAGAAATTAATGAGAAATCttgttaaaatgttttttttttaaatatttcattttatttcgatatattatatagtcataataaagaaaaataatagttttataagatactaaaaattgaaaaataacaaataaaataattaaaacttaataaaaGTTAGATCGATTAGGTTAAGACCTACATTTTAGTCCATTTAAGCCCCAAGTAACATTTGGACAAGCCAACAACACATTTATTTactaagagaaaataaaaaggcCCCTAATCTATATCCgaatttccaactacacactttaACTTTACGGGAGTTCTATCACCCCCTGAGTTGCTTAAAGTTGAAATAATTACACCGGTAAAAAGCCACAACCACATTTATGTTGACCTGTGCATTTCACATGTTTGACACATGgagatttgattaatttattattcttttttttttttgtaattcctTTCCCCTTTTTCCTATACTCTCTCAATTTCTTCAAATCCTAAAGTAATTTCTTCTCCCAATTCCTTCAAACTCCTAAAGTAACTTCACCATTACATTAAACATTTAAGTCCCTCAAAATTGGATTGTGAGGAACAAAGATGAATAGTGATATTCACTCTTTGCTCGTCGTAAAACTGAAAAACAAACTAATCGTTGTTTCGTCAAGGTTTTGCTTTCTTCGTCGGAGCTCGCTAGTCGGAGAAGTGCAACCGCAAGAGAATAAAGGTAgattgggggagggtttttgCTGGTGGCGACAGCGGTGGCTGCTGGTGTGGCATTTCGCTGGTCAGTCAAGCAGGGAAAACctaaaaacaaactaaaaaaagtgAGGGGAGGGAAAGAGGGATAACGAACAAATGCATATTCTCTCAGGGAAGATGAGGAAGAACCAATGTAATTGATTGATAATTAAAAGatctataaataaataaaaaaatatatatatattctcattTGGGAGTTCAAATGGATTTGATTTAAAcctaatttgattttttctcaaatttgatCCGAATTCCTTTTTTGAGTGATATAAATACAtgtcattttatatttaattgatttgattGGTGTTTAAACGTTTTTTACATGAGAGTTTAAAAGCTTGGGTGAAATCAATAATTGTGAATCTAGTGAAGATGTGGTGGCAATGACGACTTAGAAATGGTGAATGGTGGAGGAATTTGATCTTTATTGCTATGGAGAAGGAGgacaataa from Solanum stenotomum isolate F172 unplaced genomic scaffold, ASM1918654v1 scaffold30050, whole genome shotgun sequence encodes:
- the LOC125851786 gene encoding uncharacterized protein LOC125851786, which produces MSKGNSQLKYFTLILQIIFLQTSNAWKIKCPDSACGDIRNIRHPFHLNTDPKHCHFSGLELACEGNQTVIWLSSKKLHVQSIDYDNQTIHLVDPTLQTQDDLCSLIPSKLTSHQYFQLYYYAYYYATVSRVAARIFMFNCPSAVNDSTFVEISGCKLSRFTYLKIGEMNASAVSDGCRAEFIGLTSWPNINNISLSDIHQAILYGFEFSYYLWGNILFHPLYVRN